A genomic region of Nymphaea colorata isolate Beijing-Zhang1983 chromosome 2, ASM883128v2, whole genome shotgun sequence contains the following coding sequences:
- the LOC116248356 gene encoding uncharacterized protein LOC116248356, producing MTIRAMIERKNNKHPLYTQLCSPVSCALLSCPTTLLLLPEPAYLCGSCLISMPKKTVVSVQLLCTKCKRKVMKLVADLDGVTSIVLDPSKSTATVVGETDPALIIKSIRKFRKCAELVSVGPPKDETKLTYPIMPNCCQRCDSWFVVREDNHWHCPIL from the exons ATGACAATAAGGGCTATGAttgagagaaagaacaacaagcATCCTCTATATACGCAACTCTGCAGTCCAGTATCCTGCGCACTATTATCTTGTCCTACCACCTTGCTGCTACTGCCAGAGCCTGCATACCTCTGCGGTTCTTGTTTAATAAGCATGCCAAAG AAAACCGTAGTCTCTGTGCAGCTTTTATGTACCAAATGCAAGAGGAAAGTGATGAAGCTTGTAGCAGACTTGGATGGTGTTACTTCCATTGTGCTGGACCCATCTAAAAGCACGGCAACGGTAGTAGGAGAAACTGATCCCGCACTGATCATTAAAAGCATAAGGAAattcagaaagtgtgcagagcTTGTGAGTGTTGGTCCTCCTAAGGATGAGACGAAGTTGACATATCCTATTATGCCAAATTGCTGCCAAAGATGTGATTCCTGGTTCGTTGTACGTGAAGATAATCACTGGCACTGCCCCATTCTCTGA